Within Vallitalea okinawensis, the genomic segment AAACCGACTCCCCGTCATTATAATTCCCTTCAATGAATTAATGCTTTGTTGTATTTTTGCTTTTATCTATATTTAAATTGAGTTAATCTAAATTTTAGGAATCAACCGTCTTATTGAAGTGTATTTTATTAATACGTGAGTCAATGCAAGGACAATAAACCCTATCATAAGTGCTACAAAATCAATTTGCTCATTAGCACCTATTAGTAGCATGCTCCATCCATATATAACCCACTGAATGATATAGACATCTGTAACATTTTCACTCCAATAGAACAATAGCTTAGAAATTCTATTTTCCCTCATTATGGTTATCTTATTTATAAGAAATTCACAAACTAATAACCATAGAAAAACGAAACTTATAATCATAAAACTTGCTCCTAATCCATATCTGGAATAATCCGATGCTGGGAAAAGATCCAGTGTAAGAAAGCCAATGACTCCTATTGCAATACCCCAAACAAGCAAATGTTTTTTTGTTTGATTAGATAATGATACATGCAATAGGTGTGGGCTCAAATACATGCCTAACATTGGGTATATGCACCATGAAAAGAATGGAAAAGCTACATTACCGCCTGCACCCCATAAAAGGTCAAAGATAACGTTTCCACTCCCCCATAGATATGGTGAGACAAGTAAAATTACAACAATTAATACTGGGAATATAAATTTATTCTTAGCAAACTTTCTTAAAAAAGCCGCCATCATGAAAGAAAGTCCTGCAAGTTGTAAAATATCCACACCAAAAAACATTGATATAGCTCCTTGTTCTCCAGCTATTAGCATAGGAAGTGTAAAACGAAGTAAATTTAATGCATACCCCAATCCTAAAAGCTTAACTCCTCTTAAAAAGACATCTTTCGAACTTTTTTTTGATTTCATTATAAAAAGACCCATAATAAACATAAACACGGGAGCTGCTGGAGCAGTTCCTAAAAGTATAAAGATGTTCCCAATGATTGTATTGCCTTCTCCCCCAGTAAGTTCATGTATAATCATAGTATGTTGCATGATCATAAAGAATATAGCCAAGCCTCGCATAAAATCCAAATAATAAATCCGATTAGACTCTTTATAATTTCTATTCAAATTCCTTACCTCCTAGTGTACTGTAGTTAGTTACTTCATTTATTGATTATAAACCCTAGGTCAGACCTAGAGTCAATACTTAACTATTAACCTATTGCTATAAATGAAATCAATACAAAAAAAGAACAATTCAATTTTTAATATCGAATTGTTTATATATAGTCTATTTAATTTTCATTTATTAAAGCCTGTATTTCATAATATATGTGATGGTTATAGCATATGGAAAGCATGGTATTATCTTGAACAATAAGCTTCCCAGTAAGATTAAAACCATTATTATAAGCATATTTCAAAAAATCCCTTGCTACTTGAATGAAGACTTCATCCTTGTCTGCAAGAAAAGAATAACATAGATACTTTCCATCTTTTAGTTTATAAGAAGTTTCAGGACTATTCTTATCTACTTCCATACATATATATGCCCTATTGTCATCATAAAGAGTAATCATATCTGTTTGATATAAACTTGTAAACTCCTTAAAGTGATCATAGAATTCCTTAACTGTTGTTGTATCTTCATAATTGATATCATAGACTTGTTGAATATTTCGTTCTTCCATTTCTCTAATAATATAATCCTCTTTTGAGTTGCGCATATTATTTAATTTATCAACGAGATCCATGGTGAAATCTCTTAAAGTAGTAAGCTCTTTTATTTGCTCATTAAGATCAGTTACTTTAGAATTTAATAAATTAATATAGTCTTCTTCTTTATAATTTTTAAAACACTTATCAATATCAGCTACTGAAATATCAAATTTTCTTAAAACCAAAATATGAGCAAGTCTATATATTTCGTTGAATCCGTATAATCTGTATCCATTTTGTTCTACTCTTTTTGGCGATAGTATACCTTTTTCTTCAAAATATCTTAATTGATGGATAGATACATCCATCAATTTAGCAAGTTCTCCTATAGTAATTAAATCTCTCAAAAATACTTCCTCCCCAGATATACTCAAAACTTACTAAAAGTTAATTACAGCATATAGTATAGGTAAAACCATGTCAAGACACAAAAAGTAAAACTAGTAAATGATCTCTTTCAAAACAAAATCATCTACTAGCTTTAATAAACATCTATATTTGTTTAATTCCTAGTTTTATAGTTACTTGGACTCATCCCAGTTGATACTTTAAATGCTCGACTGAAGTAGTGAGGATCATTGTACCCTACCATAGCACCAACTTCACTTAAGCTCAGGTTAGGTTGGTGCATCATAATCTCTTTAGCAAGTTCAATTCTTTTCTTTGTAATGTATTTACTCATAGAAACACCTGTCATTTTTTTAAACAGGCGAGATAAATAAGTGTAATTATAATTAAAGCGCTCTGCAATATCTTCTACTCGATCTATGGTTATAAAATTAGTGTTAACATAGTCCAGTATTTCCTCTTGGATATTGTCACTATGATCAGTGGCTTTTCTAAAATAGTTATTCAAGCAAACCATCATTTTATCTTTTATATCACTGTGATCTCTCGTATAATGTAGTTTTCTAAAAAGCTCTATCCTTAACTTATCAGCTTCTTCTGTATCAAAGCCCTCCAAATATAACTCTAACACTTGCAACATACTAACAAGTGCTTTTTCATAGTGTTTCTGACTAATCTCAGCTTTTCCCATGTAATCGATGATGCCTAATAGTTCTTCTTGTATTTTGCTATAATTCTTGGCCTTTACTGCGGTTTTAAAATTTTGATCAATCCGTGATTTAATACTGTAGCGCAATTCGCTATCTACCACTTTTTCATCTTGCTCAAGTATAAAGAAGTTTACCTTTGTTGGTACTAATCGTTGATGTAGAAGGTTGCGTAAGCGCTGAGTATATCCCCATATCTCTTCTCTCACAATACCTTCTTGATGAGTACAAACAGTAATGGGCATGTTCCATAGCTTCTTTTCAATTTTTCTTATTATCCTTCTTGCTAAAGCTTTTGGATTGCAATCATGATCTTGACCCACAACAATAACTTTTTCGTTACTATAATACTCATCTACCAATACCCAATTAGGTAGATGAAGTTCTTCAAATAGCTCTTTCCAATCAGAACTGTTTATGTGATCATCATAATAACGTCTTATTTCTTCATCCATGGGATCATGGCACAGATTATTTAAACATATCAAAAAAACACAGTACTGAGAGTTGTTTAAAGAATTGTCCCCATTTTCAGGTATAATAATCTCTCTTTGACTATGGCTTCTTATAGTTGCTATTATATTTTTACGTATTTCTGCTATAACATCCACAATCTTCTCTTTAGCAATAGGCTTAAGTAGGTAGTTAAAAACACCATACTTTATGGCTTGTTGAGCATATTCAAAATGTGAAAATCCACTGATAATAACTACATATATGTTTGGAAATTGCCTCTTTATCTCCCTAGCCAATTCTAACCCATCCATCTTTGGCATCTTTATATCTGTAAAAACAATATGAGGTCGATGCTTTGAAATTAATTTTAAAGCATCCTCCCCATTATATGCCGTAGCTACTATCTGTGTGGCATCATCCAATGATAATATACTCTTTGAAATATTTTGAATGATTCTTTCTTCATCATCGACGATTATTATCTTTAATGGATAGAGCTGGTTCATCATTATCGCTCCACCTTTCCACCTATTTCAATACAACTACCCTCTTCTACTTCTTTATGAATCCTAAAATACATGCTTTCTCCATAAAGAAGTTGTAGACGAATATAGATATTCGGTAATCCCATACCATCAATTTCTAGACTCACTTCCCTGTAATTTTGCCCCATTTCCTTATTGAGTTCCATAATGTAGTGAATCGTATCATCATCAAATCCATTCCCATCATCCAAGACCTTAATACGCCAAAAATTATTGATTAAACTCCCGGAGATTTTTATATGAGCACCTAGGTCTTTTTTATACTTTAAACTATTCTCTACTAAAGGTTGAAGTATTAACTTTGGCACATAAATGTCCATCATCTCTAAAGGTATATCCCACTCAACATCAATCTGGGAAAACCGTTCTTTCATAATAGTCACATATTGATCTACATGTCTAACTTCTTCTGACAATAAGACTAAATCATCGCCATCAGTGGATATATATCTCAACATACTGGTTAGAGAGTGACATACGTTAGAGACTTTATCATGTTCTTGCTCTTGACTTAAAGCATCAATGGTCATGAGTGTATTATACATAAAGTGGGGTTTGATCTGAGATTGCAACGCTATAAGTTTTGATTGCACTTCAAATGATTCTAATTGTATAATTTCCTCTAAGGACGCTCTAAGCTTTTCTTGCATATTCTTTAGTGTTTTTTTCAATACGTCGATTTCATATATATCTGTATTAATGTCTTTAAAATTATATTCTTCTTTTTTTAAGTCTAATTCAATACGATCTACTTCATTGCAGATAGCATTTAAAGGTGTAGTTATTTTGATTGCAATACGATAAGTAATAAACATAAGCAATAGATTTAGAAGTATAAAGACACAAACAGCTATCATTAAGTACTGCTTCAAAGAAGTATTCATAAAGGTTCTTGGTGTTGAGGTAACCATATACAGATTAGATGAAAGTAATGAACTAACATAAATCATTTCATCCTCTTTTCTATAACGACCTAGACCAATGCCTTGACTGTCTTGAAAATCATCTAACTCTATAAAGTCATCTTTACCATAAATAACACGTCCATTTTCATCAAAAAGATATACCCTTATGTCTTCTTCGCTCTTACTCACAATATCTTCTATAATTGTTACTAACCTATTATAGGGTGCATGGACCTCAATATATCCTTCTGGTTTATGAAAAAGATTATTGATATTAATGGTTCGAATAACAGCAATGGTATCAGTTTGTTCATTAGATACAGTTTGATCATAGGACTTTACAATAGGATGCTCAGTAATATGATCTATATTTAATTGTCCATAAGGTGTGTACTTCTTATAAAAATGATGATCTTTATCCGTTTCAGTTATGAAGTAGTTATTCCCTAGCCAAGTGAAGTGACCCTCATTATCATAGATACCAACTTGATATTCTTTATCAATCATCTTATATGCCATTAAATAAAGGTCTTTAAAATAACCACTTACACTTTCTTTATTAGAATAGGCATCAGGTAAGTCCCTAATGGTTATCTCCTTAAATTGCTTGGAATTCACAAGAGTCATAGAGAAATCATTCATATCTACAAAGAAATTTTCTATATTTTTATTCATGCTTTCTAGGAGCTGTTCCTGCGTTACTCGCAATTTTTCATTAATATTATTGCCTATGTAAAATCCGAATACAATTAACAAGGTAGAAAAGAATAAACTATAAAAAATGATATATACTTTAAATAACTTTGTTGATAACGTCATCTTTTTCATAGAACCCTCACCTACCATAGAATAGTTTCTTTAAATATCTATTATAACATATTCTCTAGCCTTTAACAGCACCAGCAACCATTCCAGAAATGATATATTTCTGTCCAATTATATAAACGATGAGAATTGGTAGTATAGCATAAATAATCGTTACACTTACTAAGTTCCACTGAGCAGTAAAAGTCCCAAAGAAATTATAAACTTGCTGAACAATAACCGCTTTATCTGGGTCTGGCAATAGATATAGTGGTATAGTAAAGTCATTCCACGTACTTAAAAAGTTAATCATGATAACTGTTACAGTTACAGGCTTTAGCATTGGAAAAATTATACTGAAAAATATTCTGTAGCCACCTGCCCCATCCATTATCGCTGCTTCATCTAACTCTGTGGGAATGCTATTAATAAAACCATAATAGAGAAAAACACTTAAGGGTATAATTAACGCTGTAAATAGGATGATTACACCTAAACGTGTATTGTACAAGCCAAAGATACGCATAACTTTTACAACTGTCACCATATTGACTGGGAACATAAGTCCTAATGAAAAATATATATAAATCCAATGATTAATTCTTGTTTTATTTCTAGCAAGTACAAAGGCGCATATCGTTGAAAAGAAAACACTTAATGTTACAGAAGATACACTCAATATTAAGCTATTCATATAGGATCTTGGAATATTTCCAATTTCCCATACTGTTACAAAGTTCTCCCATTCAAAACTACTGGGCAAACTCAGACTCATGTTAAGTGCAGCATAATCAGTTTTGAATGCATTTAATACAACTATAGTAAAGGGGACTAACACTACTAAGGTTAAACACCATGCTAATAACTCTTTGACTATAAGGTATAATTTTCTAGCTAATTGATAATGTTGTTTCATGATATCCCCTCCTAGCTATCCACATCTTTATTAGTTACTTTTAAGGCAATTAATCCAAATATGGCTGTAATAACAAATACAATAACTCCATAGGCTGCAGACATACCGTAAAGTTTTTTACCAAACTCTTTGAAGACAATTGTATTAATCAATTCTGTTGATCCAGCTGGCCCACCACCTGTTAATACAAAAATGATATCAAAGGCTTTTAATCCTTGTGACAAGTTGAGTAGTAGATTAATTGCAAATGATGGTAGCATTCTTGGTATGGTAATATGAATGAGTTGTTGAAAAGCAGAAGCTCCATCGATAGAAGCTGCTTCATAATACACTTTATCAATGAGCTGTAAACCTGCTAGATAGATAACCATGTTAAAACCAGTTTGACGCCAGATTTCTACAAACATGGTTGTGCCTAATGCGGTTGATTTTGTCGTAAGCCAAGGAACTGTAATATGCCCAAGCCCAATACTCGTTAATAACTGATTAACAAAACCATTAGACATAAATAGAGAACCGAATATTAATCCAATAATTAATGGCGATAACATGGAAGGTAAAAAGAATATGGATCGCAATGTATTCTTTGTCTTCAAACCCTTATTAAAAAGTAACGCAAGATTGAATCCAATGACATTCTTAAAGACTGTTGTCACTAAGCCAAAATAGATTGTTCTAAATATGATAGCTGTTAAGGTTGGCGTTGTGAAAATCTTTTTAAAGTTATCGAAACCAATAAATTTTGCTACCTCACCTGATAACTTAATGGCATTCCAGTTTGTTAAGGAATAATAAAAGCCAAGAATTACTGGGAGAATAAAAAATACGCTGTAAAAAATCAATGCTGGAGCTGCAAATTCCCATCGATATATTTTTTTCTTCATCATTTTGTAGTTCCACTCCCAATCTATTTAGAAAAGTTTGTAAAAGAGAAGGGGATATTTCCCCTCTCTTCTCCTCTTAATCTTAGTTTGCAGCTGCTTCAAATAGAGTTGCTCGATAAGCATCCATATTGTCAACGAATTCATCAACAGTCATTGTTCCCTCAGCAAAGCCTTGGAAATATGAGTAAAGATCCGGATCCCAATAAAGTATCTCTTTCAACATCATGATAGGAATAAGTCCCTCTGAGCGATCAGCTATTTCAGCAGTGGCTGAGGTAGGTTTAACTGCTTTAACATCTTTGAATGCTGAACTGACAAGATCAGTTCTTGCAGCATAATAAGTCTCTAGATTCTCAGGTTCAGCAAGATAAGCTAAGAGTTGCTTACAAGCTTCAATATCGTTACTATGTTTGTTAACGTATTTAGAGATTCCACCACCATTAGAAACCCCCGTCTTGTTTCCAGCAATCGGTAATGGGAACATTCCCCACTCATCTGAACTTCCATTGGCTTCTAGTTCGGATACATATGCGCTATAAGTAAACATCATTACTGTATCACGATTCTGTAAGGAAATATAACTACCAAACCAATCTTCCGCTTGACCATCATTAGTATAATATTTAGGCTTTCCACCTTCCTTAGCGCCTAAAAAATCTTTCAATTGTGTTAGACCTTCTCTAAGTTTTGCACTTGATGCAAACTTATTATCAGGTGTTTCATTTAACTTCTTAATAAAATCGGGGTCTTCTTTATAAAGTACAGGTGTCATAGCATATAACCAACTTTGTGTATGCCAAACACCATTTATGTTTTCATATAAAGGTACTTTACCTAAATCTATTATTGTATCGCATAAAGTAACAAATTCGTCCCATGTATTTGGAATTACTAAACCATTTTCTTTAAAAAATGATTTATTATAAAGGACACCCTCGTAATCAACACCCCATGTACTAAAACCATAAAGCTTATCTCCTTCTGTATTAGCTGCAACAGCCCACTCCTCTAAATTAGCCACCCATGGCTCATTAGAAAGATCAAGAGCTACATCAGGAATACCTGCTGATACCATTTCAGAACCTGCTGGATACATGAAAATATCCACGGCACTACTTCCACCAGAAAGAGATGTTCCTAATAATGTTTGATACCCATTATCTGGTGTCAATAATACTTTAACTTCAATCCCCGTTTCTTCTTGAAACATATTGAAAAGTTCACGATCAACATCTTTGATCCAGTTTTGTGATGCCATCAAAGTAATTGAACCAGGTTTATCAACCTCTTTGACTACCTCTACTTCTTTAACAACTTCCTTTATTACTTCCTCTTTCTCAGGTGTAACTTCTTCACTTGTACATCCAATAAACATCGATGCGAGAAGTGTCATTACTATCAGCAAGCTAAAAAATCGCTTTGTCACTTCTAACTCCCCCTTTTGTTTAATTTTATAGCTTTATTCTAGCTTAAGCAATCTCTTATTTCCATACACAGGTTTTACCTCATAGGTGGATATTTTTTACCTGACAAAATTCTCCCAGAAAAAAGTATAAGAAAAGAGCCTTACGGCTCTATAAAAATTAATTATTCAACTAATCCTTTTGATTGAAGATACATTTTGGCAACTTCTTTTTTATCCATGTTTTCTATATCAACTAAATAGTTTAATTCAGTTATATCTTCAGCAGTCATGACACCTCCTAAACGATTAAGGGCATCTTTTAGTTCTGGGTGTT encodes:
- a CDS encoding acyltransferase family protein codes for the protein MNRNYKESNRIYYLDFMRGLAIFFMIMQHTMIIHELTGGEGNTIIGNIFILLGTAPAAPVFMFIMGLFIMKSKKSSKDVFLRGVKLLGLGYALNLLRFTLPMLIAGEQGAISMFFGVDILQLAGLSFMMAAFLRKFAKNKFIFPVLIVVILLVSPYLWGSGNVIFDLLWGAGGNVAFPFFSWCIYPMLGMYLSPHLLHVSLSNQTKKHLLVWGIAIGVIGFLTLDLFPASDYSRYGLGASFMIISFVFLWLLVCEFLINKITIMRENRISKLLFYWSENVTDVYIIQWVIYGWSMLLIGANEQIDFVALMIGFIVLALTHVLIKYTSIRRLIPKI
- a CDS encoding helix-turn-helix domain-containing protein: MRDLITIGELAKLMDVSIHQLRYFEEKGILSPKRVEQNGYRLYGFNEIYRLAHILVLRKFDISVADIDKCFKNYKEEDYINLLNSKVTDLNEQIKELTTLRDFTMDLVDKLNNMRNSKEDYIIREMEERNIQQVYDINYEDTTTVKEFYDHFKEFTSLYQTDMITLYDDNRAYICMEVDKNSPETSYKLKDGKYLCYSFLADKDEVFIQVARDFLKYAYNNGFNLTGKLIVQDNTMLSICYNHHIYYEIQALINEN
- a CDS encoding response regulator gives rise to the protein MMNQLYPLKIIIVDDEERIIQNISKSILSLDDATQIVATAYNGEDALKLISKHRPHIVFTDIKMPKMDGLELAREIKRQFPNIYVVIISGFSHFEYAQQAIKYGVFNYLLKPIAKEKIVDVIAEIRKNIIATIRSHSQREIIIPENGDNSLNNSQYCVFLICLNNLCHDPMDEEIRRYYDDHINSSDWKELFEELHLPNWVLVDEYYSNEKVIVVGQDHDCNPKALARRIIRKIEKKLWNMPITVCTHQEGIVREEIWGYTQRLRNLLHQRLVPTKVNFFILEQDEKVVDSELRYSIKSRIDQNFKTAVKAKNYSKIQEELLGIIDYMGKAEISQKHYEKALVSMLQVLELYLEGFDTEEADKLRIELFRKLHYTRDHSDIKDKMMVCLNNYFRKATDHSDNIQEEILDYVNTNFITIDRVEDIAERFNYNYTYLSRLFKKMTGVSMSKYITKKRIELAKEIMMHQPNLSLSEVGAMVGYNDPHYFSRAFKVSTGMSPSNYKTRN
- a CDS encoding cache domain-containing sensor histidine kinase; amino-acid sequence: MKKMTLSTKLFKVYIIFYSLFFSTLLIVFGFYIGNNINEKLRVTQEQLLESMNKNIENFFVDMNDFSMTLVNSKQFKEITIRDLPDAYSNKESVSGYFKDLYLMAYKMIDKEYQVGIYDNEGHFTWLGNNYFITETDKDHHFYKKYTPYGQLNIDHITEHPIVKSYDQTVSNEQTDTIAVIRTININNLFHKPEGYIEVHAPYNRLVTIIEDIVSKSEEDIRVYLFDENGRVIYGKDDFIELDDFQDSQGIGLGRYRKEDEMIYVSSLLSSNLYMVTSTPRTFMNTSLKQYLMIAVCVFILLNLLLMFITYRIAIKITTPLNAICNEVDRIELDLKKEEYNFKDINTDIYEIDVLKKTLKNMQEKLRASLEEIIQLESFEVQSKLIALQSQIKPHFMYNTLMTIDALSQEQEHDKVSNVCHSLTSMLRYISTDGDDLVLLSEEVRHVDQYVTIMKERFSQIDVEWDIPLEMMDIYVPKLILQPLVENSLKYKKDLGAHIKISGSLINNFWRIKVLDDGNGFDDDTIHYIMELNKEMGQNYREVSLEIDGMGLPNIYIRLQLLYGESMYFRIHKEVEEGSCIEIGGKVER
- a CDS encoding carbohydrate ABC transporter permease — encoded protein: MKQHYQLARKLYLIVKELLAWCLTLVVLVPFTIVVLNAFKTDYAALNMSLSLPSSFEWENFVTVWEIGNIPRSYMNSLILSVSSVTLSVFFSTICAFVLARNKTRINHWIYIYFSLGLMFPVNMVTVVKVMRIFGLYNTRLGVIILFTALIIPLSVFLYYGFINSIPTELDEAAIMDGAGGYRIFFSIIFPMLKPVTVTVIMINFLSTWNDFTIPLYLLPDPDKAVIVQQVYNFFGTFTAQWNLVSVTIIYAILPILIVYIIGQKYIISGMVAGAVKG
- a CDS encoding carbohydrate ABC transporter permease, with protein sequence MMKKKIYRWEFAAPALIFYSVFFILPVILGFYYSLTNWNAIKLSGEVAKFIGFDNFKKIFTTPTLTAIIFRTIYFGLVTTVFKNVIGFNLALLFNKGLKTKNTLRSIFFLPSMLSPLIIGLIFGSLFMSNGFVNQLLTSIGLGHITVPWLTTKSTALGTTMFVEIWRQTGFNMVIYLAGLQLIDKVYYEAASIDGASAFQQLIHITIPRMLPSFAINLLLNLSQGLKAFDIIFVLTGGGPAGSTELINTIVFKEFGKKLYGMSAAYGVIVFVITAIFGLIALKVTNKDVDS
- a CDS encoding ABC transporter substrate-binding protein codes for the protein MTKRFFSLLIVMTLLASMFIGCTSEEVTPEKEEVIKEVVKEVEVVKEVDKPGSITLMASQNWIKDVDRELFNMFQEETGIEVKVLLTPDNGYQTLLGTSLSGGSSAVDIFMYPAGSEMVSAGIPDVALDLSNEPWVANLEEWAVAANTEGDKLYGFSTWGVDYEGVLYNKSFFKENGLVIPNTWDEFVTLCDTIIDLGKVPLYENINGVWHTQSWLYAMTPVLYKEDPDFIKKLNETPDNKFASSAKLREGLTQLKDFLGAKEGGKPKYYTNDGQAEDWFGSYISLQNRDTVMMFTYSAYVSELEANGSSDEWGMFPLPIAGNKTGVSNGGGISKYVNKHSNDIEACKQLLAYLAEPENLETYYAARTDLVSSAFKDVKAVKPTSATAEIADRSEGLIPIMMLKEILYWDPDLYSYFQGFAEGTMTVDEFVDNMDAYRATLFEAAAN